In Eschrichtius robustus isolate mEscRob2 chromosome 2, mEscRob2.pri, whole genome shotgun sequence, a single window of DNA contains:
- the NOP16 gene encoding nucleolar protein 16, with protein sequence MPKAKGKTRRQKFGYNVNRKRLNRNARRKAAPRIECSHIRHAWDQTKSVRQNLADMGLAMDPNRAVPLLKRKVKALEVDVEERPKELMRKPYVLNDLEAEASLPEKKGNTLSRDLIDYVCYMVENHGEDYKAMARDEKNYYQDTPKQIRNKINVYKRFYPAEWQAFVDSLQKNKMEVE encoded by the exons ATGCCTAAAGCCAAGGGGAAGACTCGGAGGCAGAAGTTCGGTTATAATGTTAACCGGAAGCGTCTGAACCGGAATGCTCGACGGAAGGCAGCGCCGCGGATCGAATG CTCCCACATCCGACATGCCTGGGACCAGACCAAATCGGTGCGGCAGAACCTGGCCGATATGGGTTTGGCTATGGACCCCAACAGGGCAGTGCCCCTTCTTAAGAGAAAG GTAAAGGCCCTGGAAGTGGACGTGGAGGAGAGGCCTAAGGAGCTCATGCGGAAGCCCTATGTGCTCAATG ACCTGGAGGCAGAAGCCAGCCttccagaaaagaaaggaaatacgcTATCTCGGGATCTCATTGACTATGTTTGCTACATGGTGGAGAACCATGGGGAGGACTATAAG GCTATGGCCCGGGATGAGAAGAATTACTATCAAGATACCCCAAAACAGATTCGGAATAAGATCAACGTCTATAAGCGTTTTTACCCAGCAGAGTGGCAAGCCTTTGTCGATTCTTTGCAGAAGAATAAGATGGAGGTTGAGTGA
- the HIGD2A gene encoding HIG1 domain family member 2A, mitochondrial, producing MATPRPVTPEAPFEPSQPPVIEGFSPSVYSTSESFKEKFLRKTRENPMVPIGCLGTAAALTYGLYCFHRGQSQRSQLMMRTRIAAQGFTVVAILMGLAASTLKSRP from the exons ATGGCGACTCCTCGCCCTGTCACTCCGGAGGCACCCTTTGAACCATCGCAGCCCCCAGTCATTGAGGGCTTTAGCCCCAGTGTATACAGCACTTCGGAAAGCTTCAAGGAAAAGTTTCTTCGCAAGACCCGCGAGAACCCAATGGTACCCATAG GCTGCCTGGGCACAGCGGCCGCCCTTACCTACGGCCTCTACTGCTTCCACCGGGGTCAGAGCCAGCGCTCCCAGCTCATGATGCGCACTCGAATCGCCGCCCAGGGCTTCACGGTCGTAGCcatcttgatgggtctggctgcCTCCACTCTGAAATCTCGACCCTGA